A DNA window from Comamonas fluminis contains the following coding sequences:
- a CDS encoding sulfatase-like hydrolase/transferase: protein MKIKNLKRIAYLLSWILLFTPPFLIRTTGKEFGYTLLAALLFFPLAFHKKALVFCMPLLMLIGAANIFHAQILGNVIDEFSVATVMRTEAQEAHEFFDVINGQMVLAMLAWLGLSAGCSCYLWKNCHYQSEKFPKWSKHILIGGGLLWGSFFAFGITQQFGVNEYVHQLRHIYPMHMAKAAIRYQDLTHEIFYQPKLPAKPLLAQAKTLVVVIGESASSHRWSLLGYQGEDTNQPLRLVPGLRVHAVMANGANTAKALPFILTGQSAADSQKNESSSFLDLAQHGGYKTFVFSNSRFNDKSEDMYSQILRRSADIYGKVGNGTYDEVMTAKLAQSLADKAAYKLIVLHTYGSHPDITKRYPHARYRGGDAYNNSIRYTSDLLTHWIQMLDKASDGPSALLYVSDHGLGVPPCVDKPRHGSGQSTFEVPLLYWANAALNDLKGPLLPDLSGTSVERSTTLAPELLASLQGYEVSAAFPHLQDSRSLQLNGKPYAELYQKDVCTP from the coding sequence ATGAAAATAAAAAATCTGAAACGCATTGCGTACCTACTCAGCTGGATATTACTTTTTACCCCTCCATTCCTGATCCGAACAACCGGTAAGGAGTTCGGATACACACTTTTAGCGGCGCTTTTATTCTTTCCTCTTGCTTTTCATAAAAAAGCGCTGGTATTTTGCATGCCTTTGCTGATGTTGATTGGTGCAGCGAATATTTTTCATGCTCAGATTTTAGGCAATGTAATTGATGAATTTTCTGTAGCCACAGTGATGCGTACTGAGGCGCAGGAGGCGCACGAATTTTTTGATGTGATCAATGGACAGATGGTTTTGGCCATGCTGGCTTGGCTTGGTCTTAGTGCGGGTTGCAGTTGCTACCTATGGAAAAACTGTCATTACCAATCCGAAAAATTTCCTAAGTGGAGTAAACATATCCTTATTGGAGGTGGATTGCTATGGGGCAGCTTTTTTGCGTTTGGCATTACCCAGCAGTTTGGTGTCAATGAATATGTGCACCAACTAAGGCATATCTATCCCATGCACATGGCAAAAGCTGCTATACGTTATCAGGATCTGACGCACGAGATCTTTTATCAACCGAAGCTACCTGCCAAACCTTTGCTAGCACAGGCCAAAACATTGGTTGTGGTGATTGGCGAGAGTGCCAGCAGTCATCGCTGGTCTTTGCTGGGGTATCAAGGGGAGGACACCAATCAGCCACTGAGATTGGTTCCAGGTTTGCGGGTGCATGCAGTTATGGCCAATGGGGCTAACACAGCCAAGGCCTTGCCATTTATCTTGACTGGACAGTCAGCAGCAGATAGCCAGAAAAATGAGTCTTCATCATTTCTGGATTTGGCCCAACATGGAGGATACAAGACGTTTGTTTTTTCTAACTCTAGGTTTAATGACAAGAGCGAGGACATGTATTCGCAGATCTTGCGTCGCTCTGCGGATATCTATGGCAAGGTTGGAAACGGCACATACGACGAAGTGATGACCGCCAAGTTGGCGCAATCTCTGGCTGACAAAGCAGCCTATAAGTTGATAGTTCTGCATACTTATGGCAGCCATCCAGACATTACTAAGCGCTACCCGCATGCCCGTTATCGCGGGGGGGATGCATACAACAATTCCATTCGTTACACCTCAGATTTGCTGACTCACTGGATACAGATGCTGGATAAGGCATCTGATGGACCAAGTGCTTTGCTGTATGTCTCAGATCACGGCCTGGGAGTGCCTCCCTGCGTTGATAAGCCTAGGCATGGCAGCGGCCAGTCCACGTTTGAAGTGCCACTGCTGTATTGGGCAAATGCTGCTTTGAATGACCTCAAGGGTCCGCTTCTACCTGATCTTTCCGGGACTTCCGTTGAGCGGAGTACGACTCTGGCACCAGAGTTGTTGGCAAGCCTGCAAGGATACGAAGTCAGTGCAGCCTTCCCGCATTTGCAGGACAGTCGCTCTCTTCAGCTGAATGGAAAGCCGTACGCAGAGCTTTATCAGAAGGATGTCTGCACACCTTGA
- the mnmE gene encoding tRNA uridine-5-carboxymethylaminomethyl(34) synthesis GTPase MnmE, with protein MLPRHNDPIAAIATAPGRGAVGIVRVSGKGIAALVRLLCGKDLKPREATYLPFKDAAGSPIDHGLAIYFPGPHSYTGEDVLELQAHGGPVVLQLLLARCLEAAQAADADGKPTLAGLRLAQPGEFTERAFLNDKIDLAQAEAIADLIDASTEAAARSASRSLSGAFSQEIHVLREALVHLRMLVEATLDFPEEEIDFLQKADAFGQLERLRAQVATVLGKAHQGALLREGIKVVIAGQPNAGKSSLLNALAGAELAIVTPIAGTTRDKVQQTIQIEGVPLHVIDTAGLRDSDDEVERIGIARAWDEIAAADAVLFLHDLTRTQQADYAAADTDIATTLQQKLPPQVPVIHVLNKIDMATQQYQADADQIALSARTGDGLDALRKRLLEVAGWQSAPEGLYLARARHVEALQAVQAHLEMADEQLAAQAAHLDLLAEELRLAQVSLNSITGEFSSDDLLGVIFSSFCIGK; from the coding sequence ATGCTGCCCCGCCACAACGACCCTATTGCTGCCATTGCCACCGCGCCGGGGCGTGGGGCTGTGGGCATTGTCCGGGTGTCTGGCAAAGGCATTGCTGCGCTGGTGCGCCTGCTGTGCGGCAAGGACCTGAAACCGCGTGAGGCGACGTATCTGCCCTTCAAGGATGCCGCCGGCTCCCCAATCGACCACGGCCTGGCGATCTATTTTCCTGGCCCGCACAGCTATACGGGTGAGGATGTGCTGGAGTTGCAGGCCCACGGGGGCCCAGTCGTTTTGCAACTGCTGCTGGCGCGCTGCCTGGAAGCTGCGCAGGCTGCAGATGCCGATGGCAAGCCAACACTGGCAGGTCTGCGCCTGGCCCAGCCGGGCGAATTCACAGAGCGGGCGTTTCTGAACGACAAGATCGACCTGGCGCAGGCCGAGGCCATTGCCGATCTGATCGACGCCAGCACCGAGGCGGCGGCGCGCAGTGCCAGCCGCTCGCTGTCGGGCGCGTTCTCGCAGGAAATTCATGTGCTGCGCGAAGCGCTGGTGCATTTGCGCATGCTGGTGGAAGCCACGCTGGACTTTCCTGAAGAGGAAATCGACTTTTTGCAGAAGGCCGACGCCTTCGGCCAACTGGAACGCCTGCGCGCCCAAGTCGCTACGGTGCTGGGCAAGGCCCACCAAGGTGCGCTGCTGCGCGAAGGCATCAAGGTGGTGATTGCGGGCCAGCCCAATGCCGGCAAAAGCTCGCTGCTCAATGCCCTGGCCGGGGCCGAGCTGGCCATCGTCACCCCCATCGCTGGCACGACCCGCGACAAGGTGCAGCAAACCATTCAGATTGAAGGCGTGCCTCTTCATGTGATTGACACCGCCGGCCTGCGCGACAGCGATGACGAGGTGGAGCGCATTGGCATTGCCCGCGCCTGGGACGAGATTGCCGCGGCCGATGCAGTGCTGTTTCTGCATGACCTGACCCGCACGCAGCAGGCGGACTATGCCGCTGCTGACACCGACATTGCGACCACCCTGCAGCAAAAGCTGCCGCCGCAGGTGCCTGTCATTCATGTGCTGAACAAGATTGACATGGCCACGCAACAGTATCAGGCTGATGCTGACCAGATTGCCCTGTCGGCACGCACCGGCGATGGCCTGGATGCCCTGCGCAAGCGCCTGCTGGAAGTGGCGGGCTGGCAATCTGCCCCCGAAGGCCTGTATCTGGCCCGCGCCCGCCATGTGGAGGCCTTGCAGGCTGTGCAAGCCCATCTGGAAATGGCTGATGAGCAGCTCGCGGCTCAGGCTGCGCACCTGGATTTGCTGGCCGAAGAGCTGCGTCTGGCCCAGGTTTCGCTGAACTCCATTACAGGCGAGTTCAGCTCCGATGATCTGCTGGGAGTCATCTTCTCCAGCTTCTGCATCGGAAAGTAA